One Aphelocoma coerulescens isolate FSJ_1873_10779 chromosome 4A, UR_Acoe_1.0, whole genome shotgun sequence DNA window includes the following coding sequences:
- the THOC2 gene encoding THO complex subunit 2 isoform X2, which translates to MAALLPAEWIKNWEKGGKSEFVQLCRALSENKNHDVGFRDIQQALYELAYHVVRGNLKHDQASNVLGDVIEFREDMPSILADVFCILDIETSCLEEKNKRDHFTQLVLACLYLVSDTVLKERLDPETLESLGLIKQSQQFNQKSVKIKTKLFYKQQKFNLLREENEGYAKLIAELGQDLSGNITSDLILENIKSLIGCFNLDPNRVLDIILEVYECRPEYDDFFVPLIESYMYMCEPQTLCHILGFKFKFYQDPSGETPSSLYRVAAVLLQHNLIDLEDLYVHLLPGDNAIIEEHKREIVEAKQIVRKLTMVVLSSEKTEEKEKEKEKEEEKTEKPPDNQKLGLLEALLKIGDWHHSQSIMDQMPPFYATSHKPIAIALCQLVHVTVEPLYRRVGVPKGAKGSPISSLPNKRAPKQAESFEELRKEVFNMLCYLGPHLSHDPILFAKVVRLGKAFMKEVGTVKKFVSDRVVKFQSDGSKQEDKEKMETLFSCLLSITDQVLLPSLSLMDCNACMSEELWGMFKTFPYQYRYRLYGQWKNETYNSHPLLVKVKAQTIDRAKYIMKRLTKENVKPSGRQIGKLSHSNPTILFDYILSQIQKYDNLITPVVDSLKYLTSLNYDVLAYCIIEALANPEKERMKHDDTTISSWLQSLASFCGAVFRKYPIELAGLLQYVANQLKAGKSFDLLILKEVVQKMAGIEITEEMTMEQLEAMTGGEQLKAEGGYFGQIRNTKKSSQRLKDALLDHDLALPLCLLMAQQRNGVIFQEGGEKHLKLVGKLYDQCHDTLVQFGGFLASNLSTEDYIKRVPSIDVLCNEFHTPHDAAFFLSRPMYAHHISSKYDELKKAEKGNKQQHKVHKYITSCELVMAPVHEAVISLHLPKVWDDISPQFYATFWSLTMYDLAVPHSSYDREVNKLKVQMKAIDDNQEMPPNKKKKEKERCTALQDKLLEEEKKQLEHVQRVLQRLKLEKDNWLLAKSTKNETITKFLQLCIFPRCIFSAIDAVYCAHFVELVHQQKTPNFSTLLCYDRVFSDIIYTVASCTENEASRYGRFLCCMLETVTRWHSDRVIYEKECGNYPGFLTILRATGFDGGNKADQLDYENFRHVVHKWHYKLTKASVHCLETGEYTHIRNILIVLTKILPWYPKVLNLGQALERRVHKICQEEKEKRPDLYALAMGYSGQLKSRKPFMIPENEFHHKDPPARNAVPATVQNGPGGAGMPTSLTINTVRLEEGTTEETDKLKEKSQGVVKVINKTVNATPKVTTSNGNSASNSKIIKEKDDKEKSGKEKDKEKKDKTPAATPEMKALGKDGKDKPKEERANKDEKTREIKEKTPKSDKEKEKVKKEEKASKEEKSKTVVTIIESKSTAEKEREKEPSRERDLAKEMKSKENAKGGEKVPVAGSLKSPVPRSETSESEREQKRRKVDTHSSPSHSSTVKDNLNELKDSSAKHYVNHTTPTLSKSKEREVEKKDLDKSRERSREREKKDEKDRKDRKRDHSNSDREVPQDSTKRRKEENGTTGSSKHSKSESPSDSPRLNEKEKEKNKSKSSGKEKGDSIKAEKMEKSSSGSKKESRHDKEKAEKKEKRDSTGGKEEKKHHKSSDKHR; encoded by the exons tgtGCAGCTGTGTCGTGCTCTcagtgaaaacaaaaaccatGATGTGGGTTTCAGAG ATATCCAGCAGGCTTTGTACGAGCTTGCTTACCACGTTGTCAGAGGAAACTTAAAGCATGATCAAGCTTCTAATGTTCTTGGTGATGTCATA GAATTCCGAGAAGACATGCCTTCTATCCTTGCTGATGTATTCTGCATATTAG ATATTGAAACAAGttgtttagaagaaaaaaataagagggATCATTTTACACAACTGGTATTGGCCTGTTTG tATCTTGTATCTGACACTGTCCTAAAGGAGCGTTTAGATCCAGAGACGCTGGAATCACTGGGACTCATCAAGCAGTCTCAACAGTTCAATCAAAAATCTgttaaaataaagacaaaactaTT TTATAAGCAACAGAAGTTTAATTTGCTAAGAGAGGAGAATGAAGGTTATGCAAAGCTCATTGCGGAACTGGGTCAAGACTTATCTGGAAATATCACTAGTGATTTAATCCTTGAAAATATCAAATCTTTAATAG GATGTTTCAATCTTGATCCTAACAGAGTTTTGGATATTATCCTAGAAGTCTATGAGTGCAGGCCTGAGTATGATGATTTCTTTGTACCACTGATAGAGTCTTACATGTACATGTGTGAACCTCAAACTCTGTGCCATATCCTTGGATTCAAATTCAAATTTTATCAG GATCCAAGTGGTGAGACCCCTTCCTCCCTATACAGAGTTGCTGCTGTCCTTTTGCAACATAATCTCATAGATTTGGAAGATCTTTATGTTCAT CTTCTACCAGGGGATAATGCCATCATTGAGGAGCACAAGCGAGAGATAGTGGAAGCTAAACAAATTGTCAGAAAACTTACAATGGTCGTCTTATCATCTGAAAAGactgaggaaaaggagaaagaaaaggaaaaagaggaggagaaaactGAAAAG CCTCCTGATAATCAGAAACTTGGCTTATTGGAAGCCTTATTAAAAATTGGTGATTGGCACCATTCACAAAGTATTATGGATCAGATGCCTCCGTTCTACGCTACTTCGCACAAGCCGATTGCGATCGCGCTTTGCCAGCTCGTCCACGTGACAGTTGAGCCTCTGTACCGCAG agttGGTGTACCTAAAGGAGCTAAAGGGTCACCAATTTCCTCTTTGCCAAACAAGAGAGCACCAAAACAAGCAGAGAGCTTTGAGGAATTGAGAAAGGAAGTGTTCAACATGCTTTGTTACCTTGGTCCTCATCTGTCCCACGATCCCATTTTATTTGCAAAAGTAGTACGTCTTGGAAAAGCATTTATGAAGGAG GTTGGAACTGTGAAGAAATTCGTCAGTGACAGAGTGGTTAAG TTTCAGTCTGATGGAAGCAAACAGGAAGATAAAGAGAAAATG GAGACACTGTTCAGCTGTTTGTTGAGTATTACTGATCAAGTCTTGCTTCCATCTCTTTCCTTGATGGACTGCAATGCATGCATGTCTGAGGAATTATGGGGAATGTTCAAAACCTTTCCATACCAGTACCG GTACCGTCTCTATGGGCAGTGGAAGAATGAAACATACAATAGTCACCCACTTCTTGTGAAAGTTAAAGCTCAAACCATAGACCGAGCCAAATACATCATGAA GCGTTTAACTAAGGAAAATGTGAAACCCTCTGGAAGACAAATTGGGAAGCTCAGCCACAGCAATCCTACAATTTTATTTGATTAT ATTTTAtcacaaatacaaaaatatgaTAACTTGATAACTCCGGTTGTTGATTCACTGAAATACCTCACTTCCCTGAACTACGATGTCTTGGCAT ATTGTATCATTGAGGCATTGGCAAACCCTGAGAAGGAGAGAATGAAGCATGATGACACTACAATCTCAAGCTGGCTGCAGA GTCTGGCAAGCTTTTGTGGTGCCGTTTTCCGAAAATACCCAATTGAACTTGCAGGCCTCCTGCAGTATGTAGCCAACCAGCTGAAAGCTGGCAAGAG ctttgatttgcttattttaaaagagGTAGTGCAGAAAATGGCGGGGATAGAAATTACTGAAGAAATGACCATGGAACAATTGGAAGCCATGACTGGTGGAGAACAACTGAAAGCTGAG GGTGGATACTTTGGCCAAATCAGGAATACAAAAAAGTCATCTCAGAGATTGAAAGATGCATTATTGGACCATGATCTTGCCCTCCCACTGTGCCTGCTTATGGCTCAACAAAGAAATGGTGTCATCTTTcaagaaggaggggaaaaacatCTGAAGCTGGTGGGAAAGCTGTATGATCAG TGCCATGACACCCTGGTACAATTTGGTGGGTTTTTAGCATCCAATCTAAGCACAGAGGATTACATTAAGCGAGTGCCTTCTATTGATGTTCTCTGTAATGAGTTTCACACACCTCATGATGCTGCATTCTTTCTCTCAAGACCCATGTATGCACACCACATTTCA TCAAAGTATGATGAACTGAAAAAAgctgagaagggaaataaacagCAGCACAAGGTTCACAAATACATTACATCATGTGAGCTGGTGATGGCTCCTGTTCACGAAGCTGTGATTTCTCTGCACCTCCCTAAAGTCTGGGATGACATCAGCCCTCAGTTTTATGCTACATTCTGGTCTTTAACAATGTATGACCTTGCCGTGCCACACAGCAGCTATGACAGAGAAGTCAATAAACTTAAAGTCCAGATGAAAGCCATAGATGACAATCAGGAAATG CctccaaataaaaagaaaaaagaaaaagaacgttgcacagctctgcaggacaAGCTCCTTGAAGAGGAGAAGAAGCAATTGGAGCATGTGCAGAGGGTTCTACAGAGACTGAAATTAGAGAAAGATAACTGGCTTCTGGCAA AATCTACCAAAAATGAGACTATCACCAAATTTTTACAGTTGTGTATATTTCCTCGATGCATTTTTTCGGCAATTGATGCAGTTTACTGTGCTCACTTTGTTGAACTGGTGCATCAACAAAAAACACCCAACTTCTCTACACTTCTCTGCTATGACCGA GTTTTCTCTGATATTATATATACAGTTGCAAGTTGCACGGAAAATGAAGCCAGTAGATATGGCAGGTTTTTATGCTGTATGCTGGAGACCGTGACCAGATGGCACAGTGACAGAGTCATATATGAAAAG GAATGTGGCAACTATCCAGGCTTCCTAACTATATTACGAGCAACTGGGTTTGATGGTGGAAATAAGGCTGATCAATTGGATTATGAGAATTTTAGACACGTGGTACACAAATGGCACTATAAATTAACTAAG GCTTCTGTGCACTGCCTGGAAACAGGTGAATATACACATATCAGAAACATCCTGATCGTGCTGACCAAAATCCTTCCATGGTATCCAAAAGTGCTGAACCTGGGTCAAGCCTTGGAAAGAAGAGTACACAAGATATgtcaggaagagaaagagaagagaccTGATCTATATGCATTGGCAATGGG CTATTCTGGACAGTTGAAAAGTAGGAAGCCTTTCATGATACCTGAAAATGAATTTCACCACAAAGACCCACCTGCCAGGAATGCTGTACCTGCAACAGTACAAAATGGGCCAGGTGGTGCTGGGATGCCTACGTCTCTCACAATAAATACAGTTAGACTGGAAGAGGGCACTACTGAGGAGACTG ATAAGCTAAAGGAGAAGTCTCAGGGTGTGGTGAAAGTTATTAATAAAACTGTCAACGCTACACCGAAGGTGACAACAAGCAATGGAAACAGTGCATCTAATAG CAAAATTATTAAAGAGAAAGATGATAAAGAGAAAAGCGGGAaggaaaaagataaagaaaaaaaagacaagactcCAGCTGCCACTCCGGAGATGAAGGCACTTGGGAAAGATGGGAAAGATAAACCGAAGGAAGAACGGGCAAACAAAGATGAGAAAACAAGAGAGATCAAGGAGAAAACGCCAAAATCtgacaaagagaaggaaaaagtgaagaaagaagaaaaagcttcaAAAGAGGAAAAGTCCAAGACGGTTGTTACCATCATTGAGTCAAAGTCAACTgcagaaaaggagagagaaaaggagccaTCCAGAGAAAGAGATCTAGCGAAGGAGATGAAATCCAAGGAAAATGctaaaggaggagaaaaggtgCCAGTAGCTGGGTCCTTGAAGTCACCTGTTCCCCGATCAGAAACATCAGAATCTGAAAGGG AACAAAAACGCCGCAAAGTTGATACACATTCTTCTCCATCACATTCCTCAACAGTAAAG GACAACCTCAACGAACTCAAGGACTCTTCAGCAAAG CACTACGTAAACCACACTACTCCAACACTGTCCAAGAGTAAGGAGAGAGAAGTGGAGAAGAAAGATTTGGACAAGTCAAGGGAAAgatccagagagagagagaagaaagatgaAAAGGACAGGAAAGATCGAAAAAGG GATCATTCAAACAGTGACCGAGAGGTACCGCAGGATTCAACTAAACGACGCAAAGAGGAGAACGGCACAA CTGGTTcttcaaaacacagcaaaagtgAAAGTCCTTCTGATTCCCCTCGCttaaatgaaaaagagaaggagaaaaacaaatcaaaatcttcaggaaaagagaaaggtgattcaatcaaggcagaaaAGATGGAGAAGAGCTCCTCTGGTAGCAAAAAG gaatcaAGACATgataaagaaaaagcagagaagaaagaaaaacggGACAGTACtggggggaaagaagaaaagaaaca TCATAAATCTTCAGACAAGCACAGATAA
- the THOC2 gene encoding THO complex subunit 2 isoform X4 yields MAALLPAEWIKNWEKGGKSEFVQLCRALSENKNHDVGFRDIQQALYELAYHVVRGNLKHDQASNVLGDVIEFREDMPSILADVFCILDIETSCLEEKNKRDHFTQLVLACLYLVSDTVLKERLDPETLESLGLIKQSQQFNQKSVKIKTKLFYKQQKFNLLREENEGYAKLIAELGQDLSGNITSDLILENIKSLIGCFNLDPNRVLDIILEVYECRPEYDDFFVPLIESYMYMCEPQTLCHILGFKFKFYQDPSGETPSSLYRVAAVLLQHNLIDLEDLYVHLLPGDNAIIEEHKREIVEAKQIVRKLTMVVLSSEKTEEKEKEKEKEEEKTEKPPDNQKLGLLEALLKIGDWHHSQSIMDQMPPFYATSHKPIAIALCQLVHVTVEPLYRRVGVPKGAKGSPISSLPNKRAPKQAESFEELRKEVFNMLCYLGPHLSHDPILFAKVVRLGKAFMKEFQSDGSKQEDKEKMETLFSCLLSITDQVLLPSLSLMDCNACMSEELWGMFKTFPYQYRYRLYGQWKNETYNSHPLLVKVKAQTIDRAKYIMKRLTKENVKPSGRQIGKLSHSNPTILFDYILSQIQKYDNLITPVVDSLKYLTSLNYDVLAYCIIEALANPEKERMKHDDTTISSWLQSLASFCGAVFRKYPIELAGLLQYVANQLKAGKSFDLLILKEVVQKMAGIEITEEMTMEQLEAMTGGEQLKAEGGYFGQIRNTKKSSQRLKDALLDHDLALPLCLLMAQQRNGVIFQEGGEKHLKLVGKLYDQCHDTLVQFGGFLASNLSTEDYIKRVPSIDVLCNEFHTPHDAAFFLSRPMYAHHISSKYDELKKAEKGNKQQHKVHKYITSCELVMAPVHEAVISLHLPKVWDDISPQFYATFWSLTMYDLAVPHSSYDREVNKLKVQMKAIDDNQEMPPNKKKKEKERCTALQDKLLEEEKKQLEHVQRVLQRLKLEKDNWLLAKSTKNETITKFLQLCIFPRCIFSAIDAVYCAHFVELVHQQKTPNFSTLLCYDRVFSDIIYTVASCTENEASRYGRFLCCMLETVTRWHSDRVIYEKECGNYPGFLTILRATGFDGGNKADQLDYENFRHVVHKWHYKLTKASVHCLETGEYTHIRNILIVLTKILPWYPKVLNLGQALERRVHKICQEEKEKRPDLYALAMGYSGQLKSRKPFMIPENEFHHKDPPARNAVPATVQNGPGGAGMPTSLTINTVRLEEGTTEETDKLKEKSQGVVKVINKTVNATPKVTTSNGNSASNSKIIKEKDDKEKSGKEKDKEKKDKTPAATPEMKALGKDGKDKPKEERANKDEKTREIKEKTPKSDKEKEKVKKEEKASKEEKSKTVVTIIESKSTAEKEREKEPSRERDLAKEMKSKENAKGGEKVPVAGSLKSPVPRSETSESEREQKRRKVDTHSSPSHSSTVKDNLNELKDSSAKHYVNHTTPTLSKSKEREVEKKDLDKSRERSREREKKDEKDRKDRKRDHSNSDREVPQDSTKRRKEENGTTGSSKHSKSESPSDSPRLNEKEKEKNKSKSSGKEKGDSIKAEKMEKSSSGSKKESRHDKEKAEKKEKRDSTGGKEEKKHHKSSDKHR; encoded by the exons tgtGCAGCTGTGTCGTGCTCTcagtgaaaacaaaaaccatGATGTGGGTTTCAGAG ATATCCAGCAGGCTTTGTACGAGCTTGCTTACCACGTTGTCAGAGGAAACTTAAAGCATGATCAAGCTTCTAATGTTCTTGGTGATGTCATA GAATTCCGAGAAGACATGCCTTCTATCCTTGCTGATGTATTCTGCATATTAG ATATTGAAACAAGttgtttagaagaaaaaaataagagggATCATTTTACACAACTGGTATTGGCCTGTTTG tATCTTGTATCTGACACTGTCCTAAAGGAGCGTTTAGATCCAGAGACGCTGGAATCACTGGGACTCATCAAGCAGTCTCAACAGTTCAATCAAAAATCTgttaaaataaagacaaaactaTT TTATAAGCAACAGAAGTTTAATTTGCTAAGAGAGGAGAATGAAGGTTATGCAAAGCTCATTGCGGAACTGGGTCAAGACTTATCTGGAAATATCACTAGTGATTTAATCCTTGAAAATATCAAATCTTTAATAG GATGTTTCAATCTTGATCCTAACAGAGTTTTGGATATTATCCTAGAAGTCTATGAGTGCAGGCCTGAGTATGATGATTTCTTTGTACCACTGATAGAGTCTTACATGTACATGTGTGAACCTCAAACTCTGTGCCATATCCTTGGATTCAAATTCAAATTTTATCAG GATCCAAGTGGTGAGACCCCTTCCTCCCTATACAGAGTTGCTGCTGTCCTTTTGCAACATAATCTCATAGATTTGGAAGATCTTTATGTTCAT CTTCTACCAGGGGATAATGCCATCATTGAGGAGCACAAGCGAGAGATAGTGGAAGCTAAACAAATTGTCAGAAAACTTACAATGGTCGTCTTATCATCTGAAAAGactgaggaaaaggagaaagaaaaggaaaaagaggaggagaaaactGAAAAG CCTCCTGATAATCAGAAACTTGGCTTATTGGAAGCCTTATTAAAAATTGGTGATTGGCACCATTCACAAAGTATTATGGATCAGATGCCTCCGTTCTACGCTACTTCGCACAAGCCGATTGCGATCGCGCTTTGCCAGCTCGTCCACGTGACAGTTGAGCCTCTGTACCGCAG agttGGTGTACCTAAAGGAGCTAAAGGGTCACCAATTTCCTCTTTGCCAAACAAGAGAGCACCAAAACAAGCAGAGAGCTTTGAGGAATTGAGAAAGGAAGTGTTCAACATGCTTTGTTACCTTGGTCCTCATCTGTCCCACGATCCCATTTTATTTGCAAAAGTAGTACGTCTTGGAAAAGCATTTATGAAGGAG TTTCAGTCTGATGGAAGCAAACAGGAAGATAAAGAGAAAATG GAGACACTGTTCAGCTGTTTGTTGAGTATTACTGATCAAGTCTTGCTTCCATCTCTTTCCTTGATGGACTGCAATGCATGCATGTCTGAGGAATTATGGGGAATGTTCAAAACCTTTCCATACCAGTACCG GTACCGTCTCTATGGGCAGTGGAAGAATGAAACATACAATAGTCACCCACTTCTTGTGAAAGTTAAAGCTCAAACCATAGACCGAGCCAAATACATCATGAA GCGTTTAACTAAGGAAAATGTGAAACCCTCTGGAAGACAAATTGGGAAGCTCAGCCACAGCAATCCTACAATTTTATTTGATTAT ATTTTAtcacaaatacaaaaatatgaTAACTTGATAACTCCGGTTGTTGATTCACTGAAATACCTCACTTCCCTGAACTACGATGTCTTGGCAT ATTGTATCATTGAGGCATTGGCAAACCCTGAGAAGGAGAGAATGAAGCATGATGACACTACAATCTCAAGCTGGCTGCAGA GTCTGGCAAGCTTTTGTGGTGCCGTTTTCCGAAAATACCCAATTGAACTTGCAGGCCTCCTGCAGTATGTAGCCAACCAGCTGAAAGCTGGCAAGAG ctttgatttgcttattttaaaagagGTAGTGCAGAAAATGGCGGGGATAGAAATTACTGAAGAAATGACCATGGAACAATTGGAAGCCATGACTGGTGGAGAACAACTGAAAGCTGAG GGTGGATACTTTGGCCAAATCAGGAATACAAAAAAGTCATCTCAGAGATTGAAAGATGCATTATTGGACCATGATCTTGCCCTCCCACTGTGCCTGCTTATGGCTCAACAAAGAAATGGTGTCATCTTTcaagaaggaggggaaaaacatCTGAAGCTGGTGGGAAAGCTGTATGATCAG TGCCATGACACCCTGGTACAATTTGGTGGGTTTTTAGCATCCAATCTAAGCACAGAGGATTACATTAAGCGAGTGCCTTCTATTGATGTTCTCTGTAATGAGTTTCACACACCTCATGATGCTGCATTCTTTCTCTCAAGACCCATGTATGCACACCACATTTCA TCAAAGTATGATGAACTGAAAAAAgctgagaagggaaataaacagCAGCACAAGGTTCACAAATACATTACATCATGTGAGCTGGTGATGGCTCCTGTTCACGAAGCTGTGATTTCTCTGCACCTCCCTAAAGTCTGGGATGACATCAGCCCTCAGTTTTATGCTACATTCTGGTCTTTAACAATGTATGACCTTGCCGTGCCACACAGCAGCTATGACAGAGAAGTCAATAAACTTAAAGTCCAGATGAAAGCCATAGATGACAATCAGGAAATG CctccaaataaaaagaaaaaagaaaaagaacgttgcacagctctgcaggacaAGCTCCTTGAAGAGGAGAAGAAGCAATTGGAGCATGTGCAGAGGGTTCTACAGAGACTGAAATTAGAGAAAGATAACTGGCTTCTGGCAA AATCTACCAAAAATGAGACTATCACCAAATTTTTACAGTTGTGTATATTTCCTCGATGCATTTTTTCGGCAATTGATGCAGTTTACTGTGCTCACTTTGTTGAACTGGTGCATCAACAAAAAACACCCAACTTCTCTACACTTCTCTGCTATGACCGA GTTTTCTCTGATATTATATATACAGTTGCAAGTTGCACGGAAAATGAAGCCAGTAGATATGGCAGGTTTTTATGCTGTATGCTGGAGACCGTGACCAGATGGCACAGTGACAGAGTCATATATGAAAAG GAATGTGGCAACTATCCAGGCTTCCTAACTATATTACGAGCAACTGGGTTTGATGGTGGAAATAAGGCTGATCAATTGGATTATGAGAATTTTAGACACGTGGTACACAAATGGCACTATAAATTAACTAAG GCTTCTGTGCACTGCCTGGAAACAGGTGAATATACACATATCAGAAACATCCTGATCGTGCTGACCAAAATCCTTCCATGGTATCCAAAAGTGCTGAACCTGGGTCAAGCCTTGGAAAGAAGAGTACACAAGATATgtcaggaagagaaagagaagagaccTGATCTATATGCATTGGCAATGGG CTATTCTGGACAGTTGAAAAGTAGGAAGCCTTTCATGATACCTGAAAATGAATTTCACCACAAAGACCCACCTGCCAGGAATGCTGTACCTGCAACAGTACAAAATGGGCCAGGTGGTGCTGGGATGCCTACGTCTCTCACAATAAATACAGTTAGACTGGAAGAGGGCACTACTGAGGAGACTG ATAAGCTAAAGGAGAAGTCTCAGGGTGTGGTGAAAGTTATTAATAAAACTGTCAACGCTACACCGAAGGTGACAACAAGCAATGGAAACAGTGCATCTAATAG CAAAATTATTAAAGAGAAAGATGATAAAGAGAAAAGCGGGAaggaaaaagataaagaaaaaaaagacaagactcCAGCTGCCACTCCGGAGATGAAGGCACTTGGGAAAGATGGGAAAGATAAACCGAAGGAAGAACGGGCAAACAAAGATGAGAAAACAAGAGAGATCAAGGAGAAAACGCCAAAATCtgacaaagagaaggaaaaagtgaagaaagaagaaaaagcttcaAAAGAGGAAAAGTCCAAGACGGTTGTTACCATCATTGAGTCAAAGTCAACTgcagaaaaggagagagaaaaggagccaTCCAGAGAAAGAGATCTAGCGAAGGAGATGAAATCCAAGGAAAATGctaaaggaggagaaaaggtgCCAGTAGCTGGGTCCTTGAAGTCACCTGTTCCCCGATCAGAAACATCAGAATCTGAAAGGG AACAAAAACGCCGCAAAGTTGATACACATTCTTCTCCATCACATTCCTCAACAGTAAAG GACAACCTCAACGAACTCAAGGACTCTTCAGCAAAG CACTACGTAAACCACACTACTCCAACACTGTCCAAGAGTAAGGAGAGAGAAGTGGAGAAGAAAGATTTGGACAAGTCAAGGGAAAgatccagagagagagagaagaaagatgaAAAGGACAGGAAAGATCGAAAAAGG GATCATTCAAACAGTGACCGAGAGGTACCGCAGGATTCAACTAAACGACGCAAAGAGGAGAACGGCACAA CTGGTTcttcaaaacacagcaaaagtgAAAGTCCTTCTGATTCCCCTCGCttaaatgaaaaagagaaggagaaaaacaaatcaaaatcttcaggaaaagagaaaggtgattcaatcaaggcagaaaAGATGGAGAAGAGCTCCTCTGGTAGCAAAAAG gaatcaAGACATgataaagaaaaagcagagaagaaagaaaaacggGACAGTACtggggggaaagaagaaaagaaaca TCATAAATCTTCAGACAAGCACAGATAA